Proteins from a single region of Methanobacteriaceae archaeon:
- a CDS encoding winged helix-turn-helix transcriptional regulator codes for MKRIIWYLIAGSRGGANRARIIKKLNERPYNVNQLSEELDLDYKTVEYHIKVLEDHKFIVKSSGKKYGALFFLSDDLEEEYSLFLEIAKKLEIE; via the coding sequence ATGAAGAGGATTATATGGTATTTGATTGCAGGGAGTAGAGGGGGAGCTAATAGGGCTAGAATAATTAAAAAACTTAATGAGAGACCTTATAATGTAAATCAACTTTCCGAAGAACTCGATCTGGATTATAAAACCGTTGAATACCATATTAAAGTATTAGAAGACCATAAATTTATTGTTAAATCTTCAGGGAAGAAATATGGGGCTTTATTCTTTTTATCAGATGATCTGGAAGAAGAATACTCTTTATTCCTGGAAATTGCAAAAAAATTGGAGATAGAGTAA